In Vespa crabro chromosome 5, iyVesCrab1.2, whole genome shotgun sequence, a single window of DNA contains:
- the LOC124424027 gene encoding protein virilizer isoform X1 gives MDNTELLFFDTFSHDISEELNLDLVQFPKPVYISEVRIIPLGARVQADFPGGVRLGATNPSQFEIEFFVNDLSKPGASTFESLGGLEYKQNIHIQLECERKQIPTDGLVLRGWYTTITLAVYGSLTKSLNNPQEVISPAAGSTVCVSGLEETTENTTQVSEQQSEWYYENQNQSNTNETCVAATPPPPVQPIQVVEPSRNSTTDTGKVDSGQWEEDPNNTNVQKGVKRPSSPPSESLVSLSPESISAEEEEAEQDGVVAETGEPFEPILSDEDIMADDLPSTAEFECENVQLDAIYTLGPPDLLELEKPFETIEGNSMNSESIDKIRETLQSLSKSVLNFNNAPGQEKETFVHSCESLCATLGSCDLNVSDTNDLTNIINAGLDVDLARAQPQPAYKVRHVKVGVRLAEALCRLPQGPNILLKVDAPYKLLALCMRENVALPVKLSALRALDAALISPVIVHEFLKSKNNLYKNAIMMLDSAKLARLKYALSSLLRKVHIYEFLDELAELNKLTIKELTNAYICAPTLMAQPKRQLPASAQMEFEREENRNPRCHLISYFEHHKLAYYLLLALSSPESETDLIKATHRFLLRLSDTKEGLFYLLKQPEITKFILKALRYDSVSVGSIIAWRLQVVQCLTRLKYDTSDWVALKKLHSFLIYSEGLQAVITVLPMGEFIDILIPYLSDANLCEFAAEIISVTIRYSDHVEIFQNRAGIILEKSRNQAVLRDVTSYLTTAAQLSNWNYGDVSSLVACIRKSAEKAASLPGQLITACRILHYLIFPSNNDIDPMEPYVELKYRNALTQLFAADGLTALVAVMSNISGFYEQPFLHRAALTGRRGLALVALLLPCVRLTRALLERLVKCMATDFKDLTAVVPLLGVYSLVEAIPSTRSVKSLSDEIVGTLLVFTQAVDSDGSGNVAKSLWTKMLGEVLKMVSLRPCNFIPGLKLLSRILPPLLTAKEAITDDTARILGVRKLWSAHLQAQANNLTETLRLLCASWNKDLLVLLSTVCKQLSDLAAPTALLVGRCLLDGIIAAVPLENNVLILALLSDLARHAPMKATLLTLTSPASRAQVKSDQKYPPVIEMMCATLRTSDIRVQQEILDIFETLCDCTLSLVQEDTNEPFEKRLTHSVPSKEPLLSILAILIEILATSTKFQSDILENTLHILLSLTSHNYGLYHVKSCLENNPDALRSLLEHISNLEDTDTKLITNLTIKFLENMIASDIQKRSLYLRAQQLATLISWDKTGHPLEKIQGAQELVNTLKFAEDKEEKEPLPEMLEPLLPTPEALLSQFSQRCLRTSVCIPRRSKKSPFITSNQTQNETTVDLIALAAELLPTDFNLLSEAQNLCSKAPPDDATQPLQTKTQPDDQENRDIQKQIPSSPITKMKQPFVAPMRGRTQFTNSLRGGLTVGSIGRGADPFRSRPPNTSRPPSLHVDDFVALETCGAQPTGPTGYNKLSIRGTCPSRVVNTGARSRPWVPETRPPYLR, from the exons ATGGATAATACggaattgttattttttgacACATTTTCTCATGATATTTCAGAG GAATTAAATTTGGATTTAGTACAATTTCCAAAACCTGTTTACATTAGCGAGGTTAGGATAATACCGTTGGGAGCTAGAGTGCAAGCAGATTTTCCGGGAGGTGTGCGTCTTGG tGCTACTAATCCATCTCAGtttgaaatagaattttttgtAAATGATTTAAGCAAACCTGGAGCATCTACATTTGAATCTCTTGGAGGTTtagaatataaacaaaatattcacATTCAATTAGAATGTGAACGGAAACAAATACCAACTGATGGTTTAGTATTGCGAGGCTGGTACACTACTATTACTTTAGCTGTATACGGCTCTTTGacaaaatcattgaataatCCACAGGAAGTTATTAGTCCTGCTGCTGGATCTACTGTATGTGTAAGTGGATTGGAAGAAACAACGGAAAATACTACACAGGTTTCAGAGCAACAGTCTGAATGGTATTATGAAAATCAAAATCAGTCTAATACAAAT GAAACATGTGTAGCAGCGACTCCACCACCACCCGTTCAACCAATTCAAGTAGTAGAACCCTCTAGAAATTCAACAACAGATACTGGAAAGGTAGATTCAGGACAGTGGGAGGAAGATCCAAATAATACAAATGTACAAAAAGGAGTGAAACGTCCATCTTCACCTCCTTCAGAATCTCTTGTTTCCTTGAGTCCAGAATCAATATCagctgaagaagaagaagctgaACAAGATGGAGTTGTTGCAGAAACAGGAGAACCGTTTGAACCAATATTATCTGATGAGGATATTATGGCTGATGATTTGCCATCTACAGCAGAATTTGAATGTGAAAATGTCCAGCTGGATGCAATTTATACTTTAGGACCGCCTGatttattagaattagaaaaacCATTTGAGACTATTGAAGGAAATTCTATGAATAGTGAAAGTATTGATAAAATACGGGAAACATTACAATCCCTTTCAAAGTcagttttaaattttaataatgcacCAGGTCAAGAGAAGGAAACATTTGTACATAGTTGCGAATCGTTGTGCGCAACGCTTGGTTCTTGTGATCTTAATGTTAGTGATACCAATGATTTAACTAATATTATCAATGCAGGTCTTGATGTAGACCTTGCTCGTGCTCAACCACAACCAGCCTATAAAGTGCGTCACGTGAAAGTTGGCGTTCGTTTAGCTGAGGCTTTATGTAGACTTCCACAGGGACCAAACATACTTTTGAAAGTAGACGCACCTTATAAATTATTAGCACTATGCATGCGTGAAAATGTGGCACTTCCAGTTAAGCTTTCTGCACTTCGTGCATTAGATGCCGCATTGATAAGTCCAGTAATAGTTCACGAGTTCttgaaatcaaaaaataatttatacaaaaatgcTATAATGATGTTAGATTCGGCAAAGCTTGCAAGACTGAAATACGCTTTGAGTTCGTTATTACGAAAAGTTCACATTTATGAATTTCTTGATGAATTAGCAGAActtaataaattaacaataaaagaattgacaaatgcatatatatgtgcacCGACACTCATGGCTCAACCTAAGCGTCAATTGCCGGCAAGTGCACAAATGGAATTTGAACGAGAAGAAAATCGTAATCCTCGATGTCATTTAATCAGCTATTTTGAACATCATAAACTTGCATATTATTTGCTTCTAGCTCTATCTTCGCCAGAGTCAGAAACTGATTTAATTAAAGCGACGCATCGTTTCCTTTTGCGTCTTTCAGATACAAAAGAGGGCTTGTTTTATCTATTGAAGCAACCAGAAATaactaaatttatattaaaagctTTAAGATATGATTCAGTAAGTGTAGGATCCATTATAGCATGGCGACTTCAAGTTGTACAATGTTTAACTCGTTTAAAATATGATACTTCTGATTGGGTGGCTTTAAAAAAGCTCCATTCTTTCCTTATATATTCTGAAGGATTACAAGCTGTAATAACGGTCCTTCCTATGGGtgaatttatagatattttaattccGTATCTTTCTGATGCTAATCTTTGTGAATTTGCTGCAGAGATAATATCAGTCACTATACGTTATTCTGACCAtgtagaaatttttcaaaatcgtGCTggtattattcttgaaaaatcaAGAAATCAAGCTGTTTTACGAGATGTAACATCATATTTAACAACTGCTGCTCAACTATCTAATTGGAATTATGGAGACGTTTCTTCACTTGTAGCATGCATTAGAAAAAGTGCAGAAAAAGCAGCATCCTTGCCAGGTCAGTTAATTACAGCGTGCAGAATTCtgcattatttaatttttccttcaAATAATGACATAGATCCTATGGAACCATATGTCGAATTAAAGTATAGGAATGCTTTAACACAATTATTTGCTGCCGATGGCTTAACAGCGCTTGTTGCCGTTATGTCAAACATTTCTGGATTTTATGAACAGCCATTTTTACATCGTGCTGCTTTGACTGGACGAAGAGGATTAGCATTAGTTGCACTACTTCTTCCGTGTGTTAGACTGACTAGGGCACTGTTAGAGCGATTAGTCAAATGCATGGCAACTGACTTCAAAGATTTAACTGCTGTTGTGCCTTTGCTTGGTGTCTACTCATTGGTTGAAGCTATTCCTTCTACTAGATCGGTTAAAAGTCTTTCCGATGAGATTGTAGGAACACTTTTGGTATTTACACAAGCGGTAGATTCAGATGGATCTGGAAATGTAGCCAAATCTTTATGGACTAAAATGTTAGGTGAGgttttaaaaatggtttctcTCAGACCGTGCAATTTTATTCCTGGCTTGAAACTTTTATCGCGTATACTTCCGCCATTACTAACTGCAAAGGAAGCTATAACCGATGATACAGCACGTATACTTGGTGTAAGGAAGTTATGGTCCGCACATCTTCAAGCACAAGCTAATAATCTTACAGAAACCTTAAGACTACTTTGTGCCAGTTggaataaagatttattagtACTTCTTTCCACAGTATGTAAACAATTGAGTGATTTAGCAGCACCTACTGCATTGTTAGTAGGTAGATGTTTATTAGATGGTATTATAGCTGCAGTGCCACTggaaaataatgttttaataCTTGCCTTACTTAGTGACTTAGCAAGGCATGCTCCTATGAAAGCCACATTGTTAACTCTGACCAGTCCAGCATCAAGAGCACAAGTAAAATCTGATCAAAAATATCCTCCAGTTATTGAAATGATGTGTGCAACACTTAGGACTAGCGATATTCGAGTTCAACAAGAAATTCTTGATATCTTTGAGACATTATGTGATTGTACGTTAAGCCTTGTTCAAGAAGATACTAATGAACCTTTTGAAAAGAGATTAACACATTCGGTACCAAGTAAAGAACCACTTTTATCAATTCTTGCTATATTAATCGAAATTCTAGCGACTAGCACTAAATTTCAGTcagatatattagaaaatacttTACACATACTTCTATCTCTTACTAGTCATAATTATGGCTTGTATCATGTAAAAAGCTGTTTGGAAAACAATCCTGATGCATTAAGATCATTATTAGAACATATTTCAAATCTAGAAGATACAGATACAAAACTTATTACGAATTTAACAATAAAGTTTTTAGAGAATATGATTGCCAGTGATATACAAAAGAGATCATTATATTTGCGTGCACAACAATTAGCAACTTTGATATCTTGGGATAAAACGGGACATCCTTTAGAGAAAATACAAGGTGCACAAGAATTGGTAAATACTTTAAAATTTGctgaagataaagaagaaaaggaaccaTTACCTGAAATGTTAGAACCATTATTACCTACTCCGGAAGCCTTGCTAAGTCAGTTTTCACAACGATGTTTAAGAACATCTGTATGCATTCCTAGACGCTCAAAGAAATCTCCATTTATCACGTCAAATCAAACACAAAACGAAACAACGGTAGATTTAATAGCTCTTGCAGCTGAACTACTTCCTACTGATTTTAATCTGCTATCAGAAGCACAGAATTTATGTTCTAAAGCACCACCCGATGATGCAACACAACCATTACAAACCAAAACTCAACCCGATGATCAGGAAAATAGAGATATTCAAAAACAAATACCTTCCTCCCCTATTACGAAAATGAAGCAACCATTTG TAGCACCTATGAGAGGTAGGACACAATTTACAAATTCTTTAAGAGGCGGTCTTACTGTCGGAAGTATAGGAAGAGGTGCAGACCCATTCCGTTCACGGCCGCCAAATACATCAAGACCTCCATCCTTACATGTAGATGATTTTGTGGCATTAGAAACATGTGGAGCACAACCTACAGGACCAACTGGTTACAATAAACTTAGTATTCGTGGAACATGCCCGTCTCGTGTGGTAAATACTGGAGCAAGAAGTCGTCCATGGGTACCAGAAACACGACCCCCTTATCTCCGATAA
- the LOC124424027 gene encoding protein virilizer isoform X3, protein MDNTELLFFDTFSHDISEELNLDLVQFPKPVYISEVRIIPLGARVQADFPGGVRLGKPGASTFESLGGLEYKQNIHIQLECERKQIPTDGLVLRGWYTTITLAVYGSLTKSLNNPQEVISPAAGSTVCVSGLEETTENTTQVSEQQSEWYYENQNQSNTNETCVAATPPPPVQPIQVVEPSRNSTTDTGKVDSGQWEEDPNNTNVQKGVKRPSSPPSESLVSLSPESISAEEEEAEQDGVVAETGEPFEPILSDEDIMADDLPSTAEFECENVQLDAIYTLGPPDLLELEKPFETIEGNSMNSESIDKIRETLQSLSKSVLNFNNAPGQEKETFVHSCESLCATLGSCDLNVSDTNDLTNIINAGLDVDLARAQPQPAYKVRHVKVGVRLAEALCRLPQGPNILLKVDAPYKLLALCMRENVALPVKLSALRALDAALISPVIVHEFLKSKNNLYKNAIMMLDSAKLARLKYALSSLLRKVHIYEFLDELAELNKLTIKELTNAYICAPTLMAQPKRQLPASAQMEFEREENRNPRCHLISYFEHHKLAYYLLLALSSPESETDLIKATHRFLLRLSDTKEGLFYLLKQPEITKFILKALRYDSVSVGSIIAWRLQVVQCLTRLKYDTSDWVALKKLHSFLIYSEGLQAVITVLPMGEFIDILIPYLSDANLCEFAAEIISVTIRYSDHVEIFQNRAGIILEKSRNQAVLRDVTSYLTTAAQLSNWNYGDVSSLVACIRKSAEKAASLPGQLITACRILHYLIFPSNNDIDPMEPYVELKYRNALTQLFAADGLTALVAVMSNISGFYEQPFLHRAALTGRRGLALVALLLPCVRLTRALLERLVKCMATDFKDLTAVVPLLGVYSLVEAIPSTRSVKSLSDEIVGTLLVFTQAVDSDGSGNVAKSLWTKMLGEVLKMVSLRPCNFIPGLKLLSRILPPLLTAKEAITDDTARILGVRKLWSAHLQAQANNLTETLRLLCASWNKDLLVLLSTVCKQLSDLAAPTALLVGRCLLDGIIAAVPLENNVLILALLSDLARHAPMKATLLTLTSPASRAQVKSDQKYPPVIEMMCATLRTSDIRVQQEILDIFETLCDCTLSLVQEDTNEPFEKRLTHSVPSKEPLLSILAILIEILATSTKFQSDILENTLHILLSLTSHNYGLYHVKSCLENNPDALRSLLEHISNLEDTDTKLITNLTIKFLENMIASDIQKRSLYLRAQQLATLISWDKTGHPLEKIQGAQELVNTLKFAEDKEEKEPLPEMLEPLLPTPEALLSQFSQRCLRTSVCIPRRSKKSPFITSNQTQNETTVDLIALAAELLPTDFNLLSEAQNLCSKAPPDDATQPLQTKTQPDDQENRDIQKQIPSSPITKMKQPFVAPMRGRTQFTNSLRGGLTVGSIGRGADPFRSRPPNTSRPPSLHVDDFVALETCGAQPTGPTGYNKLSIRGTCPSRVVNTGARSRPWVPETRPPYLR, encoded by the exons ATGGATAATACggaattgttattttttgacACATTTTCTCATGATATTTCAGAG GAATTAAATTTGGATTTAGTACAATTTCCAAAACCTGTTTACATTAGCGAGGTTAGGATAATACCGTTGGGAGCTAGAGTGCAAGCAGATTTTCCGGGAGGTGTGCGTCTTGG CAAACCTGGAGCATCTACATTTGAATCTCTTGGAGGTTtagaatataaacaaaatattcacATTCAATTAGAATGTGAACGGAAACAAATACCAACTGATGGTTTAGTATTGCGAGGCTGGTACACTACTATTACTTTAGCTGTATACGGCTCTTTGacaaaatcattgaataatCCACAGGAAGTTATTAGTCCTGCTGCTGGATCTACTGTATGTGTAAGTGGATTGGAAGAAACAACGGAAAATACTACACAGGTTTCAGAGCAACAGTCTGAATGGTATTATGAAAATCAAAATCAGTCTAATACAAAT GAAACATGTGTAGCAGCGACTCCACCACCACCCGTTCAACCAATTCAAGTAGTAGAACCCTCTAGAAATTCAACAACAGATACTGGAAAGGTAGATTCAGGACAGTGGGAGGAAGATCCAAATAATACAAATGTACAAAAAGGAGTGAAACGTCCATCTTCACCTCCTTCAGAATCTCTTGTTTCCTTGAGTCCAGAATCAATATCagctgaagaagaagaagctgaACAAGATGGAGTTGTTGCAGAAACAGGAGAACCGTTTGAACCAATATTATCTGATGAGGATATTATGGCTGATGATTTGCCATCTACAGCAGAATTTGAATGTGAAAATGTCCAGCTGGATGCAATTTATACTTTAGGACCGCCTGatttattagaattagaaaaacCATTTGAGACTATTGAAGGAAATTCTATGAATAGTGAAAGTATTGATAAAATACGGGAAACATTACAATCCCTTTCAAAGTcagttttaaattttaataatgcacCAGGTCAAGAGAAGGAAACATTTGTACATAGTTGCGAATCGTTGTGCGCAACGCTTGGTTCTTGTGATCTTAATGTTAGTGATACCAATGATTTAACTAATATTATCAATGCAGGTCTTGATGTAGACCTTGCTCGTGCTCAACCACAACCAGCCTATAAAGTGCGTCACGTGAAAGTTGGCGTTCGTTTAGCTGAGGCTTTATGTAGACTTCCACAGGGACCAAACATACTTTTGAAAGTAGACGCACCTTATAAATTATTAGCACTATGCATGCGTGAAAATGTGGCACTTCCAGTTAAGCTTTCTGCACTTCGTGCATTAGATGCCGCATTGATAAGTCCAGTAATAGTTCACGAGTTCttgaaatcaaaaaataatttatacaaaaatgcTATAATGATGTTAGATTCGGCAAAGCTTGCAAGACTGAAATACGCTTTGAGTTCGTTATTACGAAAAGTTCACATTTATGAATTTCTTGATGAATTAGCAGAActtaataaattaacaataaaagaattgacaaatgcatatatatgtgcacCGACACTCATGGCTCAACCTAAGCGTCAATTGCCGGCAAGTGCACAAATGGAATTTGAACGAGAAGAAAATCGTAATCCTCGATGTCATTTAATCAGCTATTTTGAACATCATAAACTTGCATATTATTTGCTTCTAGCTCTATCTTCGCCAGAGTCAGAAACTGATTTAATTAAAGCGACGCATCGTTTCCTTTTGCGTCTTTCAGATACAAAAGAGGGCTTGTTTTATCTATTGAAGCAACCAGAAATaactaaatttatattaaaagctTTAAGATATGATTCAGTAAGTGTAGGATCCATTATAGCATGGCGACTTCAAGTTGTACAATGTTTAACTCGTTTAAAATATGATACTTCTGATTGGGTGGCTTTAAAAAAGCTCCATTCTTTCCTTATATATTCTGAAGGATTACAAGCTGTAATAACGGTCCTTCCTATGGGtgaatttatagatattttaattccGTATCTTTCTGATGCTAATCTTTGTGAATTTGCTGCAGAGATAATATCAGTCACTATACGTTATTCTGACCAtgtagaaatttttcaaaatcgtGCTggtattattcttgaaaaatcaAGAAATCAAGCTGTTTTACGAGATGTAACATCATATTTAACAACTGCTGCTCAACTATCTAATTGGAATTATGGAGACGTTTCTTCACTTGTAGCATGCATTAGAAAAAGTGCAGAAAAAGCAGCATCCTTGCCAGGTCAGTTAATTACAGCGTGCAGAATTCtgcattatttaatttttccttcaAATAATGACATAGATCCTATGGAACCATATGTCGAATTAAAGTATAGGAATGCTTTAACACAATTATTTGCTGCCGATGGCTTAACAGCGCTTGTTGCCGTTATGTCAAACATTTCTGGATTTTATGAACAGCCATTTTTACATCGTGCTGCTTTGACTGGACGAAGAGGATTAGCATTAGTTGCACTACTTCTTCCGTGTGTTAGACTGACTAGGGCACTGTTAGAGCGATTAGTCAAATGCATGGCAACTGACTTCAAAGATTTAACTGCTGTTGTGCCTTTGCTTGGTGTCTACTCATTGGTTGAAGCTATTCCTTCTACTAGATCGGTTAAAAGTCTTTCCGATGAGATTGTAGGAACACTTTTGGTATTTACACAAGCGGTAGATTCAGATGGATCTGGAAATGTAGCCAAATCTTTATGGACTAAAATGTTAGGTGAGgttttaaaaatggtttctcTCAGACCGTGCAATTTTATTCCTGGCTTGAAACTTTTATCGCGTATACTTCCGCCATTACTAACTGCAAAGGAAGCTATAACCGATGATACAGCACGTATACTTGGTGTAAGGAAGTTATGGTCCGCACATCTTCAAGCACAAGCTAATAATCTTACAGAAACCTTAAGACTACTTTGTGCCAGTTggaataaagatttattagtACTTCTTTCCACAGTATGTAAACAATTGAGTGATTTAGCAGCACCTACTGCATTGTTAGTAGGTAGATGTTTATTAGATGGTATTATAGCTGCAGTGCCACTggaaaataatgttttaataCTTGCCTTACTTAGTGACTTAGCAAGGCATGCTCCTATGAAAGCCACATTGTTAACTCTGACCAGTCCAGCATCAAGAGCACAAGTAAAATCTGATCAAAAATATCCTCCAGTTATTGAAATGATGTGTGCAACACTTAGGACTAGCGATATTCGAGTTCAACAAGAAATTCTTGATATCTTTGAGACATTATGTGATTGTACGTTAAGCCTTGTTCAAGAAGATACTAATGAACCTTTTGAAAAGAGATTAACACATTCGGTACCAAGTAAAGAACCACTTTTATCAATTCTTGCTATATTAATCGAAATTCTAGCGACTAGCACTAAATTTCAGTcagatatattagaaaatacttTACACATACTTCTATCTCTTACTAGTCATAATTATGGCTTGTATCATGTAAAAAGCTGTTTGGAAAACAATCCTGATGCATTAAGATCATTATTAGAACATATTTCAAATCTAGAAGATACAGATACAAAACTTATTACGAATTTAACAATAAAGTTTTTAGAGAATATGATTGCCAGTGATATACAAAAGAGATCATTATATTTGCGTGCACAACAATTAGCAACTTTGATATCTTGGGATAAAACGGGACATCCTTTAGAGAAAATACAAGGTGCACAAGAATTGGTAAATACTTTAAAATTTGctgaagataaagaagaaaaggaaccaTTACCTGAAATGTTAGAACCATTATTACCTACTCCGGAAGCCTTGCTAAGTCAGTTTTCACAACGATGTTTAAGAACATCTGTATGCATTCCTAGACGCTCAAAGAAATCTCCATTTATCACGTCAAATCAAACACAAAACGAAACAACGGTAGATTTAATAGCTCTTGCAGCTGAACTACTTCCTACTGATTTTAATCTGCTATCAGAAGCACAGAATTTATGTTCTAAAGCACCACCCGATGATGCAACACAACCATTACAAACCAAAACTCAACCCGATGATCAGGAAAATAGAGATATTCAAAAACAAATACCTTCCTCCCCTATTACGAAAATGAAGCAACCATTTG TAGCACCTATGAGAGGTAGGACACAATTTACAAATTCTTTAAGAGGCGGTCTTACTGTCGGAAGTATAGGAAGAGGTGCAGACCCATTCCGTTCACGGCCGCCAAATACATCAAGACCTCCATCCTTACATGTAGATGATTTTGTGGCATTAGAAACATGTGGAGCACAACCTACAGGACCAACTGGTTACAATAAACTTAGTATTCGTGGAACATGCCCGTCTCGTGTGGTAAATACTGGAGCAAGAAGTCGTCCATGGGTACCAGAAACACGACCCCCTTATCTCCGATAA